The Lewinellaceae bacterium DNA window TCAACATCTTCGTCTTTGACGACTACATCGATGTGACGGAATGTGGTGATGAACAGCTGGTATTACGGGTCTACGAGGCTTGTGATGTACCGCTTTATGATCCGCATCTATTCTATGGTGGAGAACATGAATGGTACTGGTGGAACTTATCGTATAAGTTCGCGGCCTGGTACATCTACCGACTGAATGATTACATTCATTATGGAGATCCCAGACCTGCTCTAACCTGCGATCATGAATTCCAGCTAATGAACAAGGTTGAAGCCTCCCAGACCAGTGAGGTAGTTCCTCTATCAATTGAAATTGGATTTAAGTGGGACTTCCCAATGCACGCTGTTGCATGCTTTGCATTGGGTAATATCAGCAATCCCATGATCCCAATTGTGGATCTTGGTTTCTTTGAGCATGGCACCTATCAGGCGCCTATCTGCGATTATTATTTCGATCCAGCATCAGCTGAATCGGAATGGCGCGGACGGGTACAGTCTGCATATCCCACCGAGACTACCATTACCGTTAATGCCTTAAGCACTCAAAAACGCTGGCACTTCCCTCACCTGTACAACGACTGTATGATCCAGGTGCTGAAGGACGACAAGCAGCCGCCGGTGGTGGTAGCTCCTGATGATATCACGGTCTATTGTGATGGTGTACCGTACTGGGGCTCGATCACATACGGACCGGACACTTACGATTTCCATGGGGCCATGTTTGCCCACGACGTATGTTACGGTTCGGATGAGTTGCTGACCTCAGGTTGCTTTATGGATGACAGCTACGCGGACCACATCACGCTGGGACACGAAGAATTGTGTACCCGCATCCCGTGGGATGGAGGAGACTATGGTTACTACGGCGGAGCAACGTGCGGAGATGAATATGGCTACAACCATTGTACGGATCTGTACTCCTGGTACCCGGAAAACTGGGCACCGATCTATTGCCGGGTATGGCTGTGGCTGGATAAATACGACAATCCGGATGGAGGCCACCCGGATCCACAAAGCTATTTTGACGAGACGACGGAAGACTGGCAGATCAGTGATAACTGCTGGTATCCGGAAGTTGATGACGTGATCGAAGGCTCGCTGAACGAGTGCGGGGTGGGGACCTTCACCCGGACGATCACAGCCACGGATAAATGTGGCAACACCTCCTACGATCATCAGACCCTGTATGTTAAGCCGAGATCGGACTTTGAAGTGATCTTCCCGGCGGACGTACTGGCAGAATGTACGGAAGTTGATCTGGACCTGGCCGCAACCGCAGAGGGAGCAGGTTATCCGGAAATATCGGATGACGACTGCGAACTGATCGGTATCACGTACAGTGACGAGCGTTATGACATCGTAGACGGTGCCTGCTATAAGATATTGCGTAGATGGAAAGTGATCGACTGGTGTGTTTATTCACCAGACATCCATGAGCGTTATCCGGATGTGATCGTTGACGACCGTATCGTAGCCGGTCCGGACCGCTGCTGCATCAACCGGAACCTGAAAGACGATGGCGACGGATATATGGAATACCTGCAGGTGATCAAGGTGATCGATGAGAATGCACCGGTGGTCACATGCAATGAGTTGCCGGAGACCTGTATCTACGATGCAGACTGCGAAGGAACGAGTGTATCGTATGATCTGGGCAGCGCTGAAGATGGCTGCACGCCGGCAGATGAGATCCGTTACCGCTACTTCGTGAAGCCATACCAGAGCGATGCACCGGCAGGTTACATCTATGGCCAGGGTCATGTACTGGAAGGCAGCTTCCCGGTAGGTACGCACGATGTATGCCTGATCGCCTCGGATCTGTGCGGCAATGAAGACACCTGCACGACGTCCTTCACGATCCGTGACTGCAAGAAGCCGACGCCCTACTGCTACAATGGTATAGCGACGGTGATCATGCCGAGTTCAGGGACGGTGGACATCTGGGCGATCGACCTGGATGCAGGCAGCTATGACAACTGTACGGCACAGGATAAACTGCGTTTCACCTTCGGACCTACGGCACCGGAGGATGATGCGGACTACGACGAAGCACAGCGGAGCTCCTCGGAGACGTTGACGTGTGATGACCTGGGTCAGCACAATGTGACGATCTACGTGTGGGATGAGACGGGCAATTTCGATTTCTGTGAGACGTACATCCTGGTACAGCCGGGAACGGAAGCCTGCCCGGGAGCGAACCTGGGATCGGTGAATGGACAGATCACGACGAGTCAGTCGGTGACGGTCGAATACGTGGATGTGAACCTGGCCCAGTCGGGGTCAAATCTGCCGACGTATCAGACGGGAGTTGACGGCCGCTATGCCTTCAACAGCCTGATGGCGAACAATGCGTATGAGATCAAGCCGGTACGTGATGACGACCCGACGAATGGAGTAAGTACGCTGGACATCTTCGAGATCCAGAAACACATCCTGGGATTGGAAAGTCTGCAGGGACCATACAATGTGATTGCCGCGGATGTGAATGGAGACAACAAGATCACGGTACTGGACCTGGTAGAGCTTCGTAAGCTGGTACTGGGCGTTATCGATGAATTGCCGAATAACACAAGCTGGCGTTTTGCGGTAGCAGATCAGACCTATGCTGATGTACAGGCACCGTGGGGCTTCCAGGAAGTATACAACATCCAGGACCTGAACCAAAATGAAGAAGTGAACTTCGTAGGGATCAAGGTGGGAGATGTGAACAATACGAGCAAGGCCAACAGCCAGCAGCTGCAGAGTGCGGAGATCCGCGACAATGTACACCTGGCGTTTGGGATCGAAGACCGAACGGTAGCAGCGGGAGAAGAAGTATCGGTGGCCTTTATGGCCCGGAACTTCAAAGACGTTGACGGCTATCAGTTCACGTTGCTGGGGCGCCAGATGGAGGTCCTTGGCATCGAAGCGGGAGCGCTGGATGTGACGGAACAGAATGTGGGACTGCAGCGGAGCAAAGACGGGATCATGACATCGAGCTGGAATGACAGCCGTGGAGTGACGGTGAGTGACGGTGAGGTACTGTTTACGGTACGGGTTCGTGCTCAGGAGAGCGGACAGCTGAGCCAGATGCTGCAGCTGAGCGACGTGATCACGCGGAGTGAATCGTATGTAGGCGGCGAGGTGAGCGGACTGAACCTGCAGTTTGAGCAGGACGGCAGAGTGTTAGATGTGAATAACTTTGCATTGTACCAGAACATGCCGAACCCATTCACGACAGAGACAGTGATCGGGTTTACGCTGCCGGAGTCAGGGGATGCGACGCTGACGATCATGGACGTGACGGGTAAGCAGCTGAAGCAGATCCGGGGGACATATACGAAGGGCTACCACGAAGTGAAGCTGAAGAAAGGTGAGGTGGGCGTTACCGGCGTATTGTATTACCGTCTGGAAAATGGCGCAAACGTAGCCACTAAAAAACTGGTGGTTATCGATTAATACAGTTGTTTTGAAAAATAAAAGAGGCCTGTATGCATCGCATGCAGGCCTCTTTTGCTTTTCGGCCGGATGTTTTCAACACCAGGCTTATGATACCTTCTATCTTGCCTGTACCTCCTTACGTTTACTCGTTTCCAAATATTGATGGAACTTCTTAGAAATATGCAATTCCCGTTGATTCATAGTTAATTATAAGCTTACACATTAATAAATTTTATAGTATGTAAAACATCATTTATGTGTAAATAGCTTTAATTCTTATTGCTATATATTATATAATTATTTAGTCTGAAATATACCATTGGCTCTATCCTGATTAGGAATTTCGTTGGGTTAATTTTGATTCGGAGACGTGTCGAAAGCCAGTAAATCGGTTATCCGTCAAGAGTTCTTCAACCGAAACACACACGCAAACTTGATCAAACCATGTCCATGAACAAGACGAAATTTACACCTATCCGATTGCTGATCCTGATCCTGGCAATCGTATCCGGCATTCAGGTTCATGCCACCCAAAAATTATTAGCCGGTGCCTGTGAGATCACTACGGTCACCTTAAATGCCGGTGACACGGTACGCAGAAACATCGGTCAGTTGGACTGTGCGGAAGAATTCACGACTGATAAAACCAAGGTGCCCAAATTTGACCCATCGTTATTCTGCAAGTCGGTGACCTATCTGGCACCCGGGGATAATGCAATGTCGGTTATGATCAACATCCTTCCGGAATACATTCTGGATGGTGGGGTACACGTCGTGAGCCGGGTTGTCGTCTTGAACGGACATGTGGATGAAAGCTTATATCCATCGGTTTGCCAGGGTGTAGCAGCGAATATTCCTGCTGGCTCCAGTCAGGTGGATACCCTGTTTGACAATTACCGCGATGGTTCTTCTTACGCGGTTACAGGGCCACGTACCTTCACCAGTACTTCAGACGATGGTGAGTTGACAGTGGTTTATTATCTGGTATCAGCGTCCGATGGCCGTATCCGCTTCAGGGCAGGGCTGAATCGCAGAGCCAGTCCTCCGGATGGAACCTGTAATCTGAGTTGTCACGACCAGGTTACCATCTCGATGAACGGAACCTGCGATCGCCAGATCACGCCTGCAGATGTACTTGCGGATAATGACCAGGATTGTACGAACCTGATCGCCATGCTGGCATATCCCTACGATTACTACAATACCCTGTATCCCAACCGTGACCAGGTGGATGTAGGGCTGGTAGGAGCGGATTTGATCTACAAGGTGATCGATCTGAATACCAACAATACCTGCTGGGGACATATTAAGGTAGAAGACAAATACCCACCGCAGATAGAATGCCGTAACATCACGGTAAGCTGTCTGGTTGCCGATGAGGCTGCTAATACAGTGTCCACTGCTGAAAATTGTACCCTCTATGGAGGCCCTCAGGTAGAAGTTCTGAGTAAAAAGTATGTCAGCTTCGATTGCGAAGAAAGCCGTGAACTGATTGGCTATATGGCCCGCAAAGTACGTGCTACGGATATCTGGGGTAATTTCAAGGAATGTCAGGACACGATCTTCATCTGGAAGGAGACCATTGACAGCGTGGTTTGTCCCCCGGACACCCAGATCGAGTGTACCACGGAGGTATTACGAAATGGCAAATACGTCGAGTTGCTCTGGAATACCGGGGTGAAGGGAGATACCTACCTCGATGAACAGGGTTATGCCCATCCCTGGCCGACGGATGGAGACGGTTATTTCCCGGCGCCTTACCTGAGCAGTGTCGATCCGCTGCAGGATCCTGCCTATATGATCCCGGAGAAGTCTGATGATGGACCGGTATTTGGAACAGGCGGCAAGTGTATGATTGTCTACGAATACACCGACTACATATTACCTACCTGCGGCAAGTCGTATAAGATCCGCCGGGTGTGGGACATCTACGACTGGTGTACCAAGCGCGATACCCAGTGCATCCAGTGGATCAAGATTACGGATACGAAAGGGCCACTGGTGGATCCCAAATACATCCGCAACTATAAATTTGATTCTGCGACTGAGATTGAAGCGAGCGTACAATCACATAGCATTAATTTGCCAGGCCCTGCGGACTTGTTTTCACTGGGTAACGGCTATTTTCTTATTTCAGACTTAGGTAACGATGCCTTATACGAAATTGACGTCCACGGTAAAGTTATCCGACAGGTATTCGGTTATCCTGCAGGATCGAATGTCATCGCCGTAACCACAGATGGTGCCAATATGATCTACCTGACGGAGACTCATGGTGATCAAATACTTATTTTTGATAAGCAAGGAAATCTAATCAATTCCTTCTCGGTAGCAGCTTATACTTCTTTTCCAGAAGGCATTGCTTATAATCCAAAAACGAACTTACTATATATAGTAAATGGATCAGGCACTAATGTTGTCCATGCATTCTCAATGCAAGGAACTCATGTTGCAGATTATCCGATATTTGGATCCAGCCCGGACGGGATCGCTTACGATCCAAAGGTTGATGGCTTTTGGATATACGATAGTGGGACCAATCAAGCGCGATTGTACAATTCCGATTTCGGTCAAGTGATGCTGGCTTTTACTGGGCCAGGATCTAGCGAAGGAATATCCACTTATGAC harbors:
- a CDS encoding T9SS type A sorting domain-containing protein — its product is MSQTNFTFIKFIFFVITLSSVTLLNATNKPLAGACSEATLTVNAGDTIYRNIKFKDCASEFEVPNSDFDILNGFDPSIYCKSVTHIVPSDPTMSVMINLLDDYIIDGGVNVISRVLVLNGHVDEALLPSVCANMTALNIPSGSAQVDTLFDNFRNGSSITPTTPRTFTSTTDDGELTVVYYIVSASDGRIPFRAGLNRRPSPPDGVCNLSCHDQVTISMNSSCDRQVTPADVLSDIDEDCTNLITMLAYPYDFYNDRYPNRDQVDVGLVGADLIYKVIDLNTNNTCWGHIKVEDKYPPQIECRNITVSCLVADEASNSVSTAENCTLYGGPQVDILSKKYVSFDCEESRDLIGYMARKVRATDIWGNFRECQDTIFIWKETIDSVVCPPDTLIECTTEVVRNGKTVELLWNTGKKGDTYLDEQGYAHPWPTDGDGYFPAPYLSSVDPLQDPAYMIPEKSDDGPVFGTGGKCMIVYEYTDYVLPTCGKSYKIRRVWDIYDWCTKRDTQCIQWIKITDTQAPVIDPNHLNNIFDNVIHIDLDHECDYVPESVHEKAIELGAWIACEVLKADSDPHDCKSGVTLPDPRAWVLKDCDDQLDVYYEIEYLDPSHPGKTVLESGSIAEGSTAHVYLPAGWHNVVYHIRDRCWNETLLLQGISIYDNTPPTPVCDEITQVTLDPENCWARVYAKDLDDGSHDNCCDQLHFAVASMDSITYWRDYWHEYYAGCLDPYDYHHYSDAIDQEIEDWINIFVFDDYIDVTECGDEQLVLRVYEACDVPLYDPHLFYGGEHEWYWWNLSYKFAAWYIYRLNDYIHYGDPRPALTCDHEFQLMNKVEASQTSEVVPLSIEIGFKWDFPMHAVACFALGNISNPMIPIVDLGFFEHGTYQAPICDYYFDPASAESEWRGRVQSAYPTETTITVNALSTQKRWHFPHLYNDCMIQVLKDDKQPPVVVAPDDITVYCDGVPYWGSITYGPDTYDFHGAMFAHDVCYGSDELLTSGCFMDDSYADHITLGHEELCTRIPWDGGDYGYYGGATCGDEYGYNHCTDLYSWYPENWAPIYCRVWLWLDKYDNPDGGHPDPQSYFDETTEDWQISDNCWYPEVDDVIEGSLNECGVGTFTRTITATDKCGNTSYDHQTLYVKPRSDFEVIFPADVLAECTEVDLDLAATAEGAGYPEISDDDCELIGITYSDERYDIVDGACYKILRRWKVIDWCVYSPDIHERYPDVIVDDRIVAGPDRCCINRNLKDDGDGYMEYLQVIKVIDENAPVVTCNELPETCIYDADCEGTSVSYDLGSAEDGCTPADEIRYRYFVKPYQSDAPAGYIYGQGHVLEGSFPVGTHDVCLIASDLCGNEDTCTTSFTIRDCKKPTPYCYNGIATVIMPSSGTVDIWAIDLDAGSYDNCTAQDKLRFTFGPTAPEDDADYDEAQRSSSETLTCDDLGQHNVTIYVWDETGNFDFCETYILVQPGTEACPGANLGSVNGQITTSQSVTVEYVDVNLAQSGSNLPTYQTGVDGRYAFNSLMANNAYEIKPVRDDDPTNGVSTLDIFEIQKHILGLESLQGPYNVIAADVNGDNKITVLDLVELRKLVLGVIDELPNNTSWRFAVADQTYADVQAPWGFQEVYNIQDLNQNEEVNFVGIKVGDVNNTSKANSQQLQSAEIRDNVHLAFGIEDRTVAAGEEVSVAFMARNFKDVDGYQFTLLGRQMEVLGIEAGALDVTEQNVGLQRSKDGIMTSSWNDSRGVTVSDGEVLFTVRVRAQESGQLSQMLQLSDVITRSESYVGGEVSGLNLQFEQDGRVLDVNNFALYQNMPNPFTTETVIGFTLPESGDATLTIMDVTGKQLKQIRGTYTKGYHEVKLKKGEVGVTGVLYYRLENGANVATKKLVVID